In a genomic window of Temperatibacter marinus:
- a CDS encoding biotin--[acetyl-CoA-carboxylase] ligase, with protein sequence MLNSAEENWSALVPSGTEAFFFSSLSSTNECATSLAQKGEKGPLWILAGSQSAGRGRRGRQWTSYQGNFFGSLLLRPSMKASDCAALPFAVALAIRDALIDCGVRESSIQCKWPNDILIDGCKVSGVLIESAMKADHSLEYLVIGIGVNLTHSPQETKFDAVCLKQKGIEISVKEFTRFLSLQCEAYLQQWINKQDEAIYASWSAVGWGLGQKRLIRTATETFTGVIQRLGVDGGLIVMLDDGREKCIYAGDVFPPNKS encoded by the coding sequence ATGCTTAATTCGGCAGAAGAAAATTGGTCAGCCTTGGTTCCTTCGGGTACTGAGGCTTTCTTTTTTTCTTCCCTATCCAGTACCAATGAGTGTGCAACGTCTCTTGCTCAAAAGGGGGAGAAGGGCCCTTTGTGGATCCTTGCAGGCTCTCAGTCAGCGGGCCGAGGAAGAAGAGGTCGCCAGTGGACTTCTTATCAAGGGAATTTTTTTGGTAGCCTCCTATTGAGGCCCTCAATGAAAGCAAGTGACTGCGCAGCACTACCTTTTGCCGTGGCTCTTGCCATTCGTGACGCCCTTATTGATTGCGGAGTTCGGGAGTCCTCAATACAATGTAAATGGCCCAATGACATCCTCATTGACGGTTGCAAGGTTAGCGGTGTTCTCATTGAAAGTGCGATGAAAGCAGATCATTCTCTTGAGTACCTTGTCATTGGCATTGGAGTTAATCTTACTCATTCACCCCAGGAAACTAAGTTTGATGCCGTATGTTTAAAACAAAAAGGGATTGAGATCTCTGTGAAAGAGTTTACGCGTTTTCTCTCTCTGCAGTGTGAAGCTTATCTTCAGCAATGGATAAACAAGCAAGATGAAGCTATTTATGCGTCCTGGTCAGCTGTGGGGTGGGGATTAGGTCAAAAGCGCCTCATCCGCACAGCAACGGAAACATTCACAGGAGTTATACAGCGTCTTGGCGTTGACGGGGGATTGATAGTAATGCTGGACGATGGCAGGGAAAAGTGTATATATGCTGGCGATGTCTTTCCGCCGAATAAGAGTTAA
- the nuoN gene encoding NADH-quinone oxidoreductase subunit NuoN: MTELQNLTAALPELILAIGAMALLMIGVFTKDKEAAFDRVALISILLLAVVGFITINEGAAEKTLAFNNLFITDSFAIFTKTVMLVGSLIAILMSGPFLKDMGIKRFEYPVLIVLATLGMFLMVSSNNFLTLYVGLELQSLALYVLAAINRDRQRSTEAGLKYFVLGALSSGMLLYGISFIYGFAGSTDFDTVALASKEAGTNIGLIVGLVFLLAGLAFKVSAVPFHMWTPDVYEGAPTPVTAFFAAAPKVAALALFVRAMYGAFPDASTQWSQVVIFISVASMLVGAFVALMQSNIKRLMAYSSIGHAGYALVGLAAGAAAGGIQALLIYGAIYTTMTLGAFAVILTMRRGGKMVESIDDLAGLSKNNLPMAVALAIFMFSLAGIPGLAGFFGKWEVILAAVNANLITVAVIAVLTSVVSAYYYLRIIKVMFFDDAAEPFDATQSSALSAVIGVTAVVNSPVSFVLIGSLASAAAWAAGVFS, encoded by the coding sequence ATGACTGAACTTCAAAACCTTACCGCTGCACTGCCAGAGCTTATCTTGGCAATTGGGGCGATGGCACTCTTAATGATCGGTGTCTTTACTAAGGATAAAGAAGCAGCTTTTGACCGAGTTGCCCTAATTTCTATTCTCCTGTTGGCTGTTGTTGGTTTCATTACCATCAATGAAGGGGCTGCTGAGAAAACCTTGGCTTTCAATAATCTGTTCATCACAGATTCCTTTGCCATCTTTACAAAAACAGTCATGCTTGTTGGGTCGTTAATTGCGATTTTAATGTCAGGACCGTTCTTAAAGGATATGGGCATTAAACGCTTTGAATATCCTGTGCTGATCGTCTTGGCTACCTTGGGCATGTTCCTAATGGTGTCGTCAAATAATTTCCTCACGCTTTATGTAGGCTTGGAATTACAATCTCTTGCCCTCTATGTTTTGGCGGCTATTAACCGAGACCGTCAACGCTCAACTGAGGCGGGCCTAAAATATTTTGTTCTTGGGGCCTTATCATCAGGCATGCTTCTATACGGTATCAGCTTTATCTATGGCTTTGCAGGCAGTACAGATTTTGATACAGTTGCATTGGCTTCAAAGGAAGCTGGAACTAATATCGGCTTAATTGTTGGTCTCGTCTTCTTGCTTGCGGGTCTTGCGTTTAAAGTTTCTGCTGTTCCCTTCCACATGTGGACACCTGATGTCTATGAGGGTGCTCCAACCCCTGTCACAGCCTTTTTCGCTGCGGCACCTAAGGTCGCAGCTCTTGCTCTTTTTGTTCGTGCCATGTATGGGGCTTTCCCAGATGCTTCGACACAGTGGTCTCAAGTTGTAATCTTTATCTCAGTGGCTTCTATGCTTGTGGGTGCTTTTGTGGCACTCATGCAGTCTAACATCAAGCGCCTGATGGCTTATTCCTCTATTGGACATGCTGGATATGCTCTTGTTGGCCTTGCAGCCGGTGCTGCTGCAGGCGGTATACAGGCTTTGTTGATTTATGGTGCAATATACACCACTATGACTTTAGGGGCTTTCGCTGTTATTTTGACAATGCGCCGCGGTGGTAAAATGGTTGAGAGTATCGATGACCTTGCGGGCCTCTCTAAAAATAATTTGCCTATGGCAGTTGCTCTTGCAATCTTTATGTTCTCTCTTGCAGGAATTCCAGGTTTGGCTGGCTTTTTCGGTAAATGGGAAGTTATTCTTGCAGCAGTGAATGCTAATCTGATTACTGTGGCTGTGATTGCTGTTCTGACTTCTGTTGTAAGTGCCTATTATTACCTTCGCATTATTAAGGTTATGTTCTTTGATGATGCTGCAGAGCCATTTGATGCAACACAATCATCAGCCCTATCAGCTGTAATTGGTGTCACAGCGGTGGTTAATTCTCCTGTAAGTTTTGTTCTTATTGGGTCGCTTGCTTCAGCCGCTGCTTGGGCTGCAGGTGTGTTTAGCTAA
- a CDS encoding NADH-quinone oxidoreductase subunit M: MVLIEQHLLSLMLAVPVVGVLVMLFIKHEDKEIENRNIRAVAMLTTLVAFVLSILLWALFDNSQAGFQFVDSAEWYGPFNYRVGVDGISMLFVVLSAFLMPFVIGCSLKVINTRVKEYMIAFLLLEALMFGVFIALDIFTFYIFFEAGLIPMFLIIGVWGGVNRIYASYKFFLYTLLGSVLMLVAVMYMYLQTGTTDIPTLMSYNFDADIQKWLWLAFFASFAVKMPMWPVHTWLPDAHVQAPTAGSVILAGVLLKMGGYGFLRFSLPMFPDASVYFADFVFWLSVIAVIYTSLVALVQEDIKKLIAYSSVAHMGFVTIGIFVFNNAGIVGSIFQMLSHGIVSGALFLCVGVIYDRLHTREIVRYQGLANNMKLFAVLMVFFSMASIGLPGTSGFVGEFMVLLGAYQYSSWLAFGAATGVILGAGYMLYLVLRVVFGELVHEDNKKMIDLTTREKVIFAPLVAVVLWMGVYPSSFTEPMQASVNNLIETRLTPAIEAAKAQTKSDKKAAATAAK; the protein is encoded by the coding sequence ATGGTACTTATTGAACAACATTTATTATCGTTGATGCTGGCTGTGCCCGTGGTAGGCGTTCTTGTGATGCTCTTTATCAAACATGAAGATAAAGAGATTGAGAACCGCAACATCCGCGCCGTCGCCATGCTGACAACGTTGGTTGCCTTTGTCCTGTCTATTCTTTTATGGGCTCTTTTTGATAATTCTCAAGCTGGCTTCCAGTTTGTGGATAGTGCAGAATGGTATGGACCTTTCAACTACCGCGTTGGGGTTGATGGAATTTCCATGCTGTTTGTTGTACTTTCAGCTTTTCTGATGCCTTTTGTTATCGGCTGTAGTTTGAAAGTCATTAATACACGGGTCAAAGAATATATGATTGCCTTTCTCTTGTTAGAAGCGCTCATGTTTGGTGTCTTTATCGCTCTTGATATATTCACATTTTATATCTTCTTTGAGGCTGGCCTCATTCCAATGTTCTTAATCATTGGTGTTTGGGGTGGTGTAAATAGAATATATGCTTCCTATAAATTCTTTCTCTATACTCTTTTAGGTTCAGTATTGATGCTTGTTGCTGTCATGTATATGTATTTGCAGACAGGGACGACTGATATACCAACTCTAATGAGCTATAACTTTGATGCAGATATTCAAAAATGGCTCTGGTTGGCATTCTTCGCTTCTTTTGCTGTGAAAATGCCTATGTGGCCTGTCCATACATGGTTACCTGATGCCCACGTTCAAGCGCCGACAGCAGGGTCCGTAATCCTTGCGGGTGTTTTATTGAAAATGGGTGGTTACGGTTTCTTGCGATTTAGCCTTCCTATGTTTCCAGATGCATCGGTCTATTTTGCAGATTTTGTCTTTTGGCTCTCGGTCATTGCTGTGATCTACACATCTCTTGTTGCGCTTGTTCAAGAAGACATTAAAAAGCTGATTGCCTACTCATCTGTGGCGCATATGGGCTTTGTGACAATCGGTATTTTCGTCTTTAACAATGCTGGAATTGTAGGATCTATCTTCCAGATGCTATCTCACGGTATTGTATCCGGCGCACTTTTCCTCTGTGTAGGGGTTATCTATGATCGCTTACATACTCGGGAAATCGTTCGCTACCAAGGTCTTGCTAATAACATGAAGCTTTTTGCTGTCCTCATGGTCTTCTTCTCAATGGCGTCGATTGGCCTACCAGGAACATCAGGATTCGTTGGTGAATTCATGGTTCTACTTGGGGCATATCAATATTCAAGCTGGTTGGCTTTTGGAGCAGCAACAGGTGTGATCTTAGGTGCGGGCTATATGCTTTACCTTGTCCTTAGAGTTGTCTTCGGTGAACTTGTTCATGAAGATAATAAGAAGATGATTGATTTGACCACCCGTGAGAAGGTGATCTTTGCGCCCCTAGTGGCTGTTGTTCTTTGGATGGGTGTTTATCCATCTTCGTTCACAGAGCCCATGCAGGCCAGTGTAAATAATTTGATTGAAACCAGACTAACGCCAGCGATTGAGGCAGCTAAAGCTCAGACTAAGAGTGATAAAAAAGCTGCTGCGACTGCGGCTAAGTAG
- the nuoL gene encoding NADH-quinone oxidoreductase subunit L: protein MYKAIVFLPLIGFLIAGCFGRQIGDKASQYVTTGLLIVSAVLSWVAFTQIMNGHKEIVHVLTWVSSGDLQFNWSFKIDMLTGVMLVVVNTVSSLVHMYSISYMEEDPHKPRFFAYLSLFTFAMLMLVTADNLVQMFFGWEGVGLASYLLIGFWFKKPSANAAAIKAFVVNRVGDFGFSLGIYAVFVLTGSVVFDDIFANIGQYQEATLSFLGYDLNAITIICILLFVGAMGKSAQLGLHTWLPDAMEGPTPVSALIHAATMVTAGVFLVARFSPVFAYSPDAMYLVTIVGAMTALFAASVGLVQNDIKRVIAYSTCSQLGYMFVALGVGAFGAGIFHLFTHAFFKALLFLGAGSVIHAMHHEQDMRNMGGLWKKIPFTATVMLIGTLAITGFPLLSGYFSKDLIIFSAFATETAGGQFAFVLTVFAAFMTSFYSWRLAFLTFFGKTRADKHTYDHAHEGPLVMKLPLLILAIGALFAGWYFAPQFVGEAREAFWNGALVTAKGDVMDAAYAIPMAAQKAPFFAMIFGLFLALVFYTPRLELPKAAAWGGTVGLLALSIWSFTAHLTYVFYFSAFALVIVFYGALRASDRLSGTLPQRTAELHDGLYAFLLNKWYWDELYDLIFIRPSMWIGRFFWKRGDEDTIDGFGPNGVSSAIAGIAAQVRKLQTGYLYHYAFVMLVGVALVVTYFVSSSAGH, encoded by the coding sequence TTGTATAAAGCTATTGTATTCCTTCCGCTTATCGGATTCTTGATTGCAGGTTGTTTTGGTCGCCAGATCGGCGATAAAGCAAGCCAATATGTCACAACAGGTTTGTTGATTGTCTCTGCAGTTCTTTCATGGGTTGCTTTCACTCAGATTATGAATGGTCATAAAGAGATTGTACATGTGTTGACTTGGGTCTCTTCTGGAGACCTTCAGTTTAACTGGTCTTTTAAAATCGACATGCTCACCGGTGTTATGCTGGTTGTTGTCAATACGGTTTCTTCCTTAGTGCATATGTATTCTATATCTTATATGGAAGAGGATCCGCATAAGCCTCGTTTCTTTGCGTATCTTTCGCTCTTCACTTTTGCGATGTTGATGCTTGTCACAGCTGATAACTTGGTTCAAATGTTCTTTGGCTGGGAAGGTGTAGGCTTGGCTTCCTATCTGTTGATCGGTTTCTGGTTCAAGAAACCATCAGCGAATGCGGCGGCGATTAAGGCTTTTGTCGTGAACCGTGTGGGTGACTTTGGATTTTCCCTTGGCATCTACGCTGTCTTTGTCTTAACAGGTTCAGTTGTCTTTGATGATATCTTTGCAAATATTGGTCAGTATCAAGAGGCGACATTATCGTTCCTTGGGTACGATCTAAATGCGATTACGATTATCTGTATCTTGCTGTTTGTTGGCGCTATGGGTAAATCAGCTCAGCTTGGGTTGCATACTTGGCTCCCTGATGCCATGGAAGGCCCGACACCTGTGTCAGCGCTTATTCACGCAGCGACCATGGTAACAGCAGGCGTTTTCCTTGTGGCCCGCTTTAGCCCAGTCTTTGCTTATTCACCAGACGCAATGTATCTTGTGACGATTGTCGGCGCGATGACGGCTCTCTTTGCAGCCTCTGTTGGTCTCGTTCAAAATGACATTAAACGTGTGATTGCTTATTCGACATGTTCGCAGCTTGGCTATATGTTTGTGGCTCTGGGCGTGGGCGCCTTTGGTGCAGGGATCTTCCACTTGTTTACACACGCCTTCTTTAAAGCATTACTCTTCTTGGGTGCAGGGTCTGTTATTCATGCCATGCATCACGAGCAAGACATGCGCAATATGGGCGGGCTCTGGAAGAAAATTCCTTTCACAGCAACTGTAATGCTTATTGGTACTCTTGCCATTACTGGTTTCCCATTGCTTTCAGGCTATTTCTCTAAAGACCTGATCATTTTCTCTGCATTTGCAACAGAAACAGCCGGTGGACAGTTTGCCTTCGTCCTGACTGTCTTTGCAGCATTCATGACTAGTTTTTATAGCTGGCGCCTGGCTTTCCTTACTTTCTTTGGGAAAACACGCGCGGACAAGCATACATATGATCATGCCCATGAAGGCCCTCTGGTCATGAAACTTCCACTTTTAATTCTTGCAATCGGCGCTCTGTTTGCAGGGTGGTATTTTGCCCCTCAATTTGTCGGCGAAGCCCGTGAAGCCTTTTGGAATGGGGCTTTAGTGACAGCAAAAGGCGACGTGATGGACGCGGCCTATGCCATTCCAATGGCAGCGCAGAAAGCACCATTTTTTGCGATGATCTTTGGGCTTTTCCTCGCACTTGTTTTCTATACGCCGCGCCTTGAGCTGCCGAAAGCAGCTGCCTGGGGTGGTACAGTTGGCCTTCTGGCACTGTCTATATGGTCCTTTACAGCGCATTTGACCTATGTTTTCTACTTCTCTGCTTTTGCTTTGGTCATTGTCTTCTACGGTGCGCTCAGAGCAAGCGATCGTCTCTCAGGGACATTGCCTCAGAGAACCGCAGAGTTGCACGACGGGCTTTATGCCTTCCTTCTCAACAAATGGTATTGGGATGAGCTCTACGACTTAATCTTTATTCGTCCATCTATGTGGATTGGCCGTTTCTTCTGGAAACGCGGTGATGAAGATACCATTGATGGTTTTGGACCGAATGGTGTGTCATCAGCAATCGCAGGAATTGCGGCTCAGGTTCGCAAACTCCAAACCGGTTATTTGTATCATTACGCCTTTGTGATGCTTGTTGGTGTGGCGCTTGTCGTTACATACTTCGTTAGCTCATCTGCAGGCCACTAG
- the nuoK gene encoding NADH-quinone oxidoreductase subunit NuoK, translating into MMEITLAHYLAVGAILFVFGIFGIFLNRKNVIIILMSVELMLLAVNINLVAFSSYQGDLVGQIFAMFILTVAAAEAAIGLAILVIYFRNRGSIAVEDINQMKG; encoded by the coding sequence ATGATGGAAATTACTCTTGCACACTATCTAGCTGTAGGGGCTATTCTCTTTGTCTTTGGGATTTTCGGTATTTTTCTTAACCGAAAGAATGTGATCATTATCCTTATGTCTGTAGAGCTTATGCTGTTAGCAGTGAATATTAACCTCGTGGCCTTTTCTTCTTATCAAGGAGATCTTGTGGGTCAAATTTTTGCAATGTTTATCCTGACTGTTGCTGCTGCTGAAGCTGCAATCGGGTTAGCGATCCTTGTTATTTACTTCCGTAACCGCGGTTCTATTGCGGTGGAAGATATTAACCAAATGAAAGGCTAG
- a CDS encoding NADH-quinone oxidoreductase subunit J, producing MPVASLAFYLFAFVTVASGVLVISARNPVHSVMWLILAFFSAAALFVLLGAEFLAMLLIIVYVGAVAVLFLFVVMMLDINFVELRQGFLQYLPYGAIIGLIMLVELIVIIGTWHFAPNSEKNLDAKMSDIPNTEALGNLIYTDYLLIFQASGMILLVAMIGAIVLTLRTRTGVKKQNINSQVRRRPEDAFKLVDVKSGEGVTGPIAGKE from the coding sequence ATTCCTGTAGCTAGCCTTGCTTTTTATCTCTTTGCCTTTGTGACAGTGGCATCGGGTGTGCTGGTTATTTCGGCCAGAAACCCAGTGCACTCGGTTATGTGGCTCATTTTGGCATTCTTTAGTGCGGCTGCACTTTTTGTATTGTTGGGTGCTGAATTCCTAGCAATGCTGTTAATCATTGTATATGTGGGCGCTGTTGCTGTTCTCTTCCTCTTTGTAGTGATGATGCTTGATATTAACTTTGTTGAGCTTCGCCAAGGGTTCCTCCAGTATCTACCTTACGGAGCTATTATCGGCTTGATCATGTTGGTTGAGCTGATTGTGATCATTGGTACATGGCATTTCGCACCCAATTCTGAGAAGAATTTGGACGCAAAAATGTCAGATATTCCTAATACGGAAGCTCTTGGTAACCTTATCTACACAGACTATCTGTTGATTTTCCAAGCATCGGGCATGATCTTACTTGTTGCGATGATTGGTGCAATTGTTCTCACGCTGAGAACAAGAACAGGTGTGAAGAAACAAAATATTAATTCACAGGTTCGACGTCGCCCAGAAGACGCCTTCAAACTTGTTGATGTAAAATCAGGCGAGGGCGTCACTGGCCCTATCGCTGGTAAAGAATAG
- the nuoI gene encoding NADH-quinone oxidoreductase subunit NuoI: MMQFIKSLFLLEFVGAVFLSMKYFFAPKATINYPYEKGPLSPRFRGEHALRRYPNGEERCIACKLCEAICPAQAITIEAEPREDGSRRTTKYDIDMTKCIYCGFCQEACPVDAVVEGPNFEFATETRAELMYNKEKLLENGERWEREIAANLAADAPYR; encoded by the coding sequence ATGATGCAATTTATTAAGAGCCTCTTCCTTTTAGAATTCGTGGGTGCCGTATTTCTGTCTATGAAATATTTTTTCGCTCCGAAGGCTACCATCAATTATCCCTATGAGAAAGGGCCTCTCAGCCCACGGTTTCGGGGGGAGCATGCACTGCGTCGTTACCCAAATGGTGAAGAACGCTGTATTGCTTGTAAATTATGTGAGGCGATCTGTCCGGCGCAAGCCATCACAATCGAAGCTGAGCCTCGTGAAGATGGATCCCGTCGTACGACTAAATATGATATCGACATGACAAAATGTATCTATTGTGGATTTTGTCAGGAAGCTTGCCCTGTGGATGCTGTGGTTGAAGGACCGAATTTTGAATTCGCGACAGAGACACGCGCAGAGCTTATGTATAATAAAGAAAAGCTGCTTGAAAACGGTGAACGTTGGGAGCGAGAAATCGCTGCGAACCTTGCCGCTGATGCACCTTACCGCTAA
- the nuoH gene encoding NADH-quinone oxidoreductase subunit NuoH — translation MVEIINSFFAELTGGGSFTYLFAIVASILAIVLPLLLAVAFSVYFDRKIWAAVQMRRGPNVVGPFGLLQSFADGFKLFLKETVIPAGANKVIFLMAPMITFVLAMVGWAVIPWDMTDDGVVVAISNLNVGILYILAISSLGVYGIIMSGWASNSRYAFLGGLRSAAQMVSYEVSIGFVLICVLLKVGSLNLADVVIAQEGGIWNWHMWAFFPIYVIFFISALAETNRPPFDLPEAEAELVAGYQVEYSSMAFALFFLGEYANILLMSAVMAILFLGGWDPIIPALDFIPGWIWLLGKTAFGFFLFALVKAFVPRYRYDQLMRLGWKVFLPLSLFFVIFYSAILVYGDMLPVKG, via the coding sequence ATGGTTGAGATAATTAATAGCTTTTTTGCTGAATTAACGGGGGGCGGTAGTTTTACCTACTTGTTCGCGATTGTGGCATCCATTCTTGCCATTGTCCTGCCTCTTCTTTTAGCAGTCGCTTTCTCGGTTTACTTCGATCGTAAGATTTGGGCCGCGGTTCAAATGCGCCGAGGCCCTAACGTTGTTGGGCCGTTTGGCTTGCTTCAGTCTTTTGCAGATGGTTTTAAACTGTTTTTGAAGGAAACTGTCATTCCAGCAGGGGCTAACAAGGTCATTTTCTTAATGGCGCCTATGATTACTTTCGTTCTAGCGATGGTTGGTTGGGCTGTCATTCCATGGGATATGACTGATGACGGAGTCGTTGTTGCCATTTCCAACCTTAATGTTGGAATTCTTTATATCCTTGCGATCTCATCTTTAGGGGTTTACGGCATTATCATGTCGGGTTGGGCATCAAATTCACGCTATGCTTTCCTCGGTGGCCTTAGATCTGCGGCACAAATGGTCTCATACGAAGTATCGATTGGTTTCGTATTGATCTGTGTGCTTCTAAAAGTAGGCTCTCTGAACCTAGCAGATGTTGTGATCGCTCAAGAGGGTGGCATCTGGAATTGGCATATGTGGGCTTTCTTCCCAATTTATGTGATCTTCTTTATTTCTGCCTTAGCAGAGACAAATAGGCCTCCCTTTGACTTACCAGAAGCAGAAGCGGAATTGGTTGCTGGATATCAGGTTGAATATTCATCGATGGCTTTTGCACTGTTCTTCCTTGGGGAATATGCGAATATTCTATTGATGAGTGCTGTGATGGCTATTCTCTTCCTGGGAGGCTGGGATCCAATCATTCCTGCTTTGGATTTTATTCCTGGATGGATCTGGCTTCTGGGTAAAACGGCTTTTGGTTTCTTCCTATTTGCTCTCGTTAAAGCATTTGTACCACGCTATCGTTATGATCAGCTGATGCGATTGGGTTGGAAAGTCTTTCTACCTCTCTCACTATTCTTTGTGATTTTCTATAGTGCCATTCTTGTTTACGGCGATATGCTGCCGGTGAAAGGATAA